A region from the Oceanidesulfovibrio marinus genome encodes:
- a CDS encoding phosphoglycerate kinase, whose product MDFDYRGKTVILRLDINCPVDADTGKLRNTNRIDKSVGTLVWLLRQGAKIAIIAHQGDSQDYKGLIPMAQHAQRLSELAGCTVDYIDDVCGPAAQAAVKSLNPGQAVLLGNLRYLAEEISAFEFALKVSPGEYLNCYLVRSLAPLADAYVNDAFSAAHRNSPSQVAFQELLPAAAGELLFSEVDALSHVLETPAQPAVYLLGGNRISDAYGMMGEVLSRSAAQTILTCGVTGLVMMQAKGVRLGANAEKYILDRGYDSFLPQSLELLEKYGDYIHLPLDVAYEKDGARHEIAVGDLPLDADLLDIGEQTIAAYEEKIVKAGTVFVNGPPGVYENPLFERGSRALFTAIQNAPGYTVIGGGDSVSCAASFIDMSKIGHVCTAGGAMVQYLSGKTMPLLAAMEKAYAKNSKG is encoded by the coding sequence GTGGATTTCGACTACCGGGGCAAAACCGTAATCTTGCGGTTGGATATCAATTGCCCGGTGGATGCAGACACCGGAAAGCTGCGCAACACAAACCGCATCGACAAGAGTGTTGGAACTCTTGTGTGGCTGTTGCGCCAGGGCGCGAAGATCGCAATCATCGCCCACCAGGGAGATTCCCAGGACTACAAGGGCCTGATTCCCATGGCGCAGCATGCGCAGCGCCTTTCCGAGCTCGCGGGCTGCACGGTCGACTATATTGACGACGTTTGCGGACCGGCCGCGCAAGCCGCAGTGAAATCCCTGAATCCTGGGCAGGCAGTCCTGCTGGGCAACCTGCGCTATCTGGCGGAGGAAATCTCCGCATTCGAGTTCGCGCTCAAGGTCTCGCCCGGGGAGTACCTGAACTGCTATCTTGTCAGGTCTCTTGCTCCGCTGGCGGACGCCTATGTCAACGATGCGTTCTCGGCGGCGCACCGCAACTCCCCTTCCCAGGTCGCCTTTCAGGAGCTGCTGCCTGCAGCGGCGGGCGAGCTGTTGTTCTCGGAAGTGGATGCGCTTTCCCATGTGCTCGAAACACCTGCGCAACCAGCTGTCTATCTCTTGGGCGGCAACCGCATCTCCGATGCCTATGGAATGATGGGCGAAGTGCTGTCGCGCAGTGCGGCCCAGACCATTCTGACCTGCGGCGTCACCGGTCTGGTGATGATGCAGGCCAAAGGCGTGCGCCTGGGCGCCAATGCCGAGAAGTATATCCTCGATCGTGGCTACGACTCATTCCTTCCCCAGTCTCTGGAGTTGTTGGAAAAGTACGGGGACTACATCCATCTTCCGCTGGACGTGGCGTACGAGAAAGACGGCGCCAGGCATGAAATCGCAGTGGGAGACCTGCCCCTGGACGCCGATCTGCTCGACATCGGCGAGCAGACCATAGCCGCCTACGAGGAAAAAATCGTCAAAGCGGGAACCGTTTTCGTGAACGGCCCTCCCGGAGTGTATGAGAATCCGCTTTTTGAACGGGGCTCGCGCGCTCTGTTCACAGCCATCCAAAATGCCCCCGGATACACGGTCATTGGTGGCGGGGACAGCGTGAGCTGCGCCGCGTCCTTCATCGACATGTCGAAAATAGGACATGTCTGCACCGCCGGGGGCGCAATGGTGCAGTACCTTTCCGGCAAAACCATGCCGCTGCTGGCCGCAATGGAAAAGGCATACGCGAAAAACAGTAAAGGATAG
- a CDS encoding type II glyceraldehyde-3-phosphate dehydrogenase: MVKVGVVGYGVIGQRLADGVSRQEDMELVGVCDVGPTLSVRALKESGMPYPFFSGSMDNSAFEALDIPVTGSFEELVEASDIILDAAPGGIGAKNKATYEKHGKKAVFQGGEADSVADVFFHGYANYEKGLGAKWLKLTSCNTTGLIRAVDSMDRSVGVEKVAITIIRRVADPGDYHRGLTNALMVDEAPSHQCLDLMHIMPHIHATGILVHTPVTHGHIITLCVTPKKSVSLEAVEEEFRKHDRIRVVSRAEGFLGNASLFRYARDLGNYRSDMYEIALWKDTLVKSGEDIMFAINIPQESITIPETMDAVRAAMEMQTDRLEGVGKTNDYLGLGKWK; the protein is encoded by the coding sequence ATGGTCAAAGTAGGTGTGGTTGGATACGGCGTGATCGGACAGAGGCTCGCTGACGGCGTCAGTCGGCAAGAGGATATGGAACTTGTCGGCGTGTGCGATGTCGGGCCAACCCTTTCCGTGCGCGCCCTGAAGGAAAGCGGCATGCCGTACCCCTTTTTCTCGGGCAGCATGGATAACAGCGCCTTCGAGGCTCTGGACATTCCCGTTACCGGGTCCTTTGAAGAGCTGGTGGAAGCCAGTGATATTATTCTGGATGCAGCGCCGGGCGGCATAGGCGCCAAGAACAAGGCGACCTATGAAAAGCACGGCAAGAAAGCCGTGTTCCAGGGCGGCGAAGCCGACAGCGTCGCAGATGTCTTTTTCCATGGCTACGCCAACTATGAGAAGGGGCTAGGCGCGAAATGGCTCAAGCTGACCTCCTGCAACACCACCGGCCTGATCCGCGCCGTTGACAGCATGGACCGCAGCGTCGGCGTTGAAAAGGTCGCCATCACCATCATCCGGCGCGTGGCCGACCCTGGCGATTACCACCGCGGCCTGACCAACGCCCTGATGGTGGACGAAGCGCCGTCGCATCAATGCCTGGATCTGATGCACATCATGCCCCACATCCATGCCACGGGCATCCTCGTCCATACCCCCGTGACCCATGGCCACATCATCACGCTGTGCGTGACCCCCAAGAAGTCCGTCTCCCTGGAAGCCGTTGAAGAGGAGTTCCGCAAGCACGACAGAATCAGGGTCGTGAGCAGGGCCGAAGGGTTCCTCGGCAACGCCTCCCTGTTCCGCTACGCGCGCGATCTCGGCAACTATCGCAGCGATATGTACGAGATCGCCCTGTGGAAGGACACGCTGGTCAAGTCCGGCGAAGACATCATGTTCGCCATCAACATCCCGCAGGAATCCATCACCATTCCGGAAACCATGGATGCGGTCCGGGCGGCCATGGAGATGCAGACCGACAGGCTCGAAGGCGTCGGCAAGACCAACGATTATCTTGGTTTGGGGAAATGGAAGTGA